One genomic region from Mytilus trossulus isolate FHL-02 chromosome 9, PNRI_Mtr1.1.1.hap1, whole genome shotgun sequence encodes:
- the LOC134684943 gene encoding uncharacterized protein LOC134684943, whose amino-acid sequence MLQDNTFKLNEQASLSRLPPTEPSVFFGDPLKYPAWKSSFQNFIEQRKIPTFELIHYLRKYVGDSVREVIENFLILSTEDAYDDVKELLEKRFSDPFIISNAFRDRLDNWPKVPSRENIALRKFSDFLKQCLSAMKTMGTLNALNDNRENRKLLSKLPDWVVTRWSRIVAKHKDDKREFPSFQMFVDFVEKEAIKANDPVTSIQSVRSETTNSSSDKFKTNRFQHGKYDNQRRNVLVTETSRVPDKNNNSYNKDLTCTLCKKTGHFIDSCYQFLKKSVNEQNNFVKENGLCFGCLGYEHTSKKCQKRKKCEVCSRFHPTSLHGDFQKPIISVNKDKPLETGTVENYKSQTGSVFMNNTKASCKSAMIVPVYVSHSDDPENERLVYALLDTQSDTTFVLDETRFDSRKIKGIVVRGFDSEVRIPLPQVFTRDIMPANRSHIPTAEMACRCLYLEHIAEKLMPVQDCEFGLLIGYNCPRALIPREVLPSIDNGPYGQKTDLGWGIVGIVDPLQEDNCDSIGFSHRTLALEVSNELSIKGNKSGDSEHVYFSFGSSVKEIIPMPA is encoded by the exons ATGTTACAGGACAATACGTTCAAATTGAACGAACAAGCGAGTCTTAGTCGGCTGCCGCCAACCGAACCATCAGTCTTTTTTGGTGATCCTTTAAAATATCCTGCGTGGAAATCAtcgtttcaaaattttattgaacAACGAAAAATTCCGACGTTTGAGCTTATACATTACTTGCGAAAGTATGTCGGAGATTCAGTGCGAGAGGTAATTGAAAACTTTCTAATATTGTCTACTGAAGACGCTTACGATGATGTAAAGGAACTCCTAGAGAAGAGATTCAGTGATCCGTTTATTATCAGCAATGCATTCCGTGATAGACTCGATAATTGGCCGAAAGTACCGTCTAGAGAAAATATTGCACTAAGAAAATTTTCCGACTTTCTAAAACAGTGCTTGTCTGCGATGAAAACGATGGGAACATTGAACGCGTTAAACGACAATAGAGAAAATCGAAAACTTTTGTCGAAACTACCAGATTGGGTTGTAACTCGATGGTCCAGAATCGTTGCGAAACACAAAGACGATAAGCGTGAATTTCCttcatttcaaatgtttgtagATTTTGTAGAAAAAGAAGCAATCAAAGCAAATGACCCGGTAACGTCGATACAGTCGGTCAGATCAGAGACTACAAATAGTAGTAGTGACAAGTTTAAGACAAATCGATTTCAGCACGGTAAATATGATAATCAGCGTAGAAATGTTCTTGTGACAGAAACTTCGCGAGTGcctgataaaaacaataacagtTACAACAAGGATCTAACATGTACATTGTGTAAGAAAACTGGTCATTTCATCGATTCATGTTATCAGTTTCTTAAGAAGTCAGTGAACGAGCAAAATAACTTTGTGAAAGAAAATGGACTTTGTTTTGGTTGTCTTGGATATGAACATACTtcgaagaaatgtcaaaaacgTAAAAAGTGTGAGGTATGTTCAAGGTTTCATCCAACATCTTTACATGGTGACTTTCAAAAACCAATCATTTCTGTCAACAAGGATAAACCGTTAGAAACTGGCACCGTGGAAAATTATAAGTCACAGACCGGATCCGTTTTCATGAACAATACAAAAGCAAGTTGCAAAAGTGCTATGATTGTGCCTGTTTATGTGTCGCATTCAGACGATCCCGAGAATGAAAGACTTGTTTATGCTTTACTAGACACACAGTCCGACACTACTTTTGTTTTAGACGAAACACGTT TTGACAGTCGTAAAATAAAAGGTATAGTGGTAAGGGGATTTGACAGTGAAGTTAGAATACCGCTGCCACAGGTATTTACACGTGACATCATGCCAGCAAACCGATCTCATATTCCTACAGCTGAAATGGCATGTCGATGTTTATATTTAGAACACATTGCAGAAAAGTTGATGCCCGTCCAAGATTGTGAGTTTGGGCTTTTGATTGGTTACAATTGCCCTCGTGCACTTATTCCACGTGAGGTCTTACCTTCAATTGATAATGGACCGTATGGACAGAAAACTGATTTAGGATGGGGAATCGTTGGTATAGTTGATCCCTTGCAAGAAGACAACTGTGACTCAATAGGATTCAGTCACCGTACTCTTGCTCTTGAGGTTTCGAATGAGTTATCAATTAAAGGGAATAAAAGCGGAGATTCAGAACATGTTTACTTTTCGTTTGGTTCGAGCGTTAAGGAAATAATTCCAATGCCCGCATGA